In Halanaerobiaceae bacterium ANBcell28, the following are encoded in one genomic region:
- the pepV gene encoding dipeptidase PepV, with the protein MYDKINQRIDELKNNLIKSTQELIRIKSVKAEEEEGMPFGSGINEALDSTLQIAQSMGLKNKNIDAYAGYIEIGDGEELLGVLCHLDVVPEGSNWTYPPYGAEIVDNKIYGRGSIDNKGPAMASLYALKAIADSDIKLKKRVRLILGTDEESNWQGIDYYLKNEETPDIAFSPDAEFPVIHGEKGILNFKLSKVLSNVDKNDSLDKSKKTKRIKSIIIEGGNAPNMVPDFCKAIIESNYYDYINEKAYQYNMNNMSANLELNQEEEKIVINSHGVSSHGSLPQEGVNAISHLMLFLQNLDLLSGEIDSFLNFYIENFGLEFNGQSLGYEGQGNPSHLLTLNIGQIKINSEKAEIVIDIRYPLSWEKEKVVGDIKKLIKTYDIKYQELNHKPSLYVEKVDPLVEKLMKVYQDYTGDKSEAVIIGGGTYARAIEKAVAFGPTFPGQEELAHQKDEYISVDDLILITKIYAAAIIELAGE; encoded by the coding sequence ATGTATGATAAAATAAATCAACGTATAGATGAGCTGAAAAATAATTTAATAAAATCTACTCAGGAATTGATAAGAATAAAAAGTGTAAAAGCTGAAGAAGAAGAGGGGATGCCCTTTGGAAGTGGAATTAACGAGGCTTTAGATAGTACTCTTCAAATTGCCCAGTCAATGGGATTGAAAAACAAGAATATAGATGCTTATGCTGGCTATATAGAAATAGGAGATGGAGAGGAATTATTAGGGGTATTGTGCCATCTGGATGTAGTTCCTGAAGGCAGTAATTGGACATACCCGCCATATGGAGCTGAGATTGTTGATAATAAAATATATGGTAGAGGAAGTATTGATAATAAAGGTCCTGCAATGGCTTCATTATATGCCTTAAAAGCGATAGCTGATAGTGATATAAAATTAAAAAAACGGGTTAGATTAATATTGGGTACAGATGAAGAAAGTAATTGGCAAGGGATTGATTATTATCTAAAGAATGAAGAGACACCTGATATTGCGTTTAGTCCTGATGCTGAGTTTCCAGTTATACATGGTGAAAAAGGTATTTTGAATTTTAAATTAAGCAAAGTTCTTAGCAATGTAGATAAAAATGATTCTCTTGATAAAAGTAAAAAAACAAAGAGAATAAAATCTATAATAATAGAAGGTGGAAATGCCCCAAATATGGTACCGGATTTTTGTAAGGCAATTATAGAAAGTAATTACTATGATTATATTAATGAAAAGGCTTATCAGTATAATATGAATAATATGTCTGCTAATCTTGAATTAAATCAGGAAGAAGAAAAGATTGTGATTAATTCTCATGGTGTATCTTCACATGGTAGTTTGCCCCAAGAAGGAGTTAATGCTATTTCCCACCTGATGCTTTTCTTGCAAAATCTAGATTTGCTTAGTGGAGAGATAGATTCTTTTCTAAATTTTTATATTGAAAATTTTGGACTAGAATTCAATGGTCAATCATTAGGATATGAAGGTCAAGGAAATCCCTCGCATTTACTAACTTTAAATATTGGCCAAATAAAAATTAATTCTGAAAAGGCAGAGATTGTTATTGATATCAGATATCCACTTAGCTGGGAAAAAGAAAAAGTGGTAGGTGATATAAAAAAATTAATAAAGACTTACGATATTAAATACCAGGAATTAAATCACAAGCCTTCTTTATATGTTGAAAAAGTTGATCCTTTGGTAGAAAAGTTGATGAAGGTTTATCAAGATTATACAGGAGACAAATCTGAAGCTGTTATTATAGGTGGGGGAACTTATGCAAGAGCAATAGAGAAGGCGGTAGCTTTTGGTCCCACTTTCCCTGGACAGGAAGAACTGGCTCATCAGAAAGACGAATATATATCAGTAGATGATTTAATCTTAATTACGAAAATTTACGCAGCAGCTATTATAGAGCTGGCTGGAGAATGA
- a CDS encoding thiamine pyrophosphate-binding protein, with translation MLVKDLIIQQLENIGVKHIYNYSGDTTLSFLSALKGSSIKVYSSQHESAAGLMASAEAKATGNLAVCLSHSGPGTANIINGIADASMDRVPLLLISGQVATHNLGTNYKQFLNQIELTNPITLFSTIVVNPEGITDALYKAISTSIAQGGVSHLVIPMDIWDQETNDTPREYPLHLDTKMIPDINLINKAAEEINNAKKISIIYGRGCKECPQELKTLAEKLQAPLINTLPATGIIEFDNSFEMGGLGHSGNQYSSELLEESELILKLAATWWPVKYTPKNKKILQFDSIIENIGSTHPVDLGIPGDIKLSLKELTEKLNKKENQDWMNKINEVKNKWSAEFDAGYSKEDWPLAPSQVIKIVSEYSSDNEIISLDSGDNVIFFGRFFANKCQDVLVSGTWRTMGFALPASIAAKINYPDSKSTAIIGDGGLHMVMAEILTAKRYNIAVKIIVMNNGSLAMEKNKAIAAGLELEEVELTNPDYIKIAEACGIKAYRAESLDNLRNIMNETADNNEVILIDLPIADPFIPGSKLS, from the coding sequence ATGCTAGTAAAAGATCTTATTATACAACAATTAGAAAATATAGGGGTTAAACATATCTATAATTACTCTGGTGATACAACTCTTAGTTTTTTATCTGCTCTAAAAGGCTCTTCTATCAAAGTATATTCCAGTCAACATGAAAGTGCCGCTGGTTTAATGGCTTCAGCAGAAGCTAAAGCTACTGGTAATCTAGCAGTATGTTTATCTCACAGTGGTCCTGGTACTGCTAATATTATCAATGGAATTGCAGATGCTTCAATGGATAGGGTACCTTTACTTTTAATAAGTGGCCAAGTAGCTACACATAACTTGGGTACAAACTACAAGCAATTTTTAAATCAAATAGAACTAACAAATCCCATTACTTTATTTTCTACAATCGTGGTTAATCCAGAAGGTATAACAGATGCTCTATATAAAGCAATAAGCACTTCCATTGCACAGGGAGGAGTTAGTCACCTTGTAATACCTATGGATATATGGGATCAAGAAACTAATGATACCCCTAGAGAATATCCCCTGCATCTGGATACAAAAATGATACCTGATATTAATCTAATTAATAAAGCTGCTGAAGAAATTAATAATGCAAAAAAAATATCAATAATTTATGGTAGAGGATGTAAAGAATGTCCGCAAGAGTTAAAAACTCTTGCAGAAAAATTACAAGCTCCTTTAATCAATACGTTACCTGCTACTGGCATAATTGAATTTGATAATTCCTTTGAAATGGGTGGTCTTGGCCATAGTGGTAATCAGTATAGTTCTGAATTATTAGAAGAGAGTGAGCTAATATTAAAATTAGCTGCTACTTGGTGGCCAGTTAAATACACACCTAAAAATAAAAAAATTCTACAATTCGATAGCATAATTGAAAACATAGGATCAACACATCCAGTGGATTTGGGCATCCCAGGTGATATAAAATTATCATTAAAAGAATTGACAGAAAAGCTAAATAAAAAAGAAAACCAGGACTGGATGAATAAAATAAACGAAGTAAAAAATAAATGGTCTGCTGAATTTGATGCAGGATATAGTAAAGAAGATTGGCCTCTAGCTCCTTCACAAGTTATAAAGATAGTTAGTGAATATTCTTCTGATAATGAAATCATATCACTTGATTCAGGTGATAATGTTATCTTTTTTGGAAGATTTTTCGCTAATAAGTGCCAGGATGTTTTAGTATCTGGAACGTGGAGAACTATGGGATTTGCCCTGCCAGCTTCTATAGCAGCTAAAATAAATTATCCCGATAGTAAGTCAACTGCAATCATTGGTGATGGTGGTCTCCATATGGTGATGGCAGAAATATTAACAGCAAAACGTTATAATATAGCAGTAAAAATTATTGTGATGAACAATGGCTCTCTTGCTATGGAAAAAAACAAAGCAATCGCAGCAGGTCTAGAATTAGAAGAAGTAGAACTTACAAATCCTGATTATATAAAAATAGCTGAAGCTTGTGGAATTAAAGCTTATAGAGCAGAAAGTCTTGATAATTTACGTAATATAATGAATGAAACAGCTGATAATAATGAAGTTATTTTAATAGATCTACCAATCGCTGATCCTTTTATACCTGGCAGTAAATTAAGCTAA
- the argS gene encoding arginine--tRNA ligase gives MIDFKEKLVEIITGKYDTIDKEEIEELIETPPQEDMGDLALPCFKFAQVFRKAPNLIADEIVSEIGDSKYFEEIKSMGPYLNFFIDKKLIAKTVAENVIEEGDNYGSSNLGEDKNVIVEFSSPNIAKQFHIGHIRTTVIGHALRNIYDFLGFNTIAINHLGDYGTQFGKQILAFKKWGDRSQVEKDPIPELLKLYIKFHEVAEEKPELEDEARAWFKKLEDGDQEAKELWKWFKDVSMKEFNRVYNLLNIDFDSYAGESFYVDKMGKVVEMLEEKDLLKESEGAKIVDLEEYNMSPALIKKSDGSTLYFTRDIAAAIYRKNEYDFHKNIYVVASQQNLHFQQMFKVLELMDYDWAKDCIHIPFGMVSLEEGTMSTRKGRVVYLEDVLNKAIDKTKEVIAVKNPDLENKDKVSEEVGVGAVIYQELSHSRIKDYQFSWDTALSFEGETGPYVQYTHARANSVLEKAGFNEDIDINKLEEIDYQVLTEDEPFSVLKLIYNFPDIIIKAMEKNEPFLITRHITDLAQAFNKFYHEHPILVDDEGIKEARLLLVFIAKNVIKIGLNLLGISAPNKM, from the coding sequence ATGATTGATTTTAAAGAAAAACTAGTAGAAATAATTACTGGAAAATATGATACTATCGATAAAGAAGAAATTGAAGAATTAATTGAAACACCACCACAGGAAGATATGGGTGATCTGGCTCTTCCCTGTTTCAAATTTGCACAGGTTTTTCGCAAAGCCCCTAATCTTATTGCCGATGAAATTGTTAGTGAAATTGGTGATAGCAAATACTTTGAAGAGATTAAGAGTATGGGTCCATATCTTAATTTTTTTATTGATAAAAAATTAATCGCCAAAACAGTTGCTGAAAATGTAATTGAAGAAGGTGACAATTATGGTTCTTCTAATCTTGGTGAGGATAAGAATGTAATTGTTGAATTTTCTTCACCTAATATAGCTAAACAATTTCATATTGGACATATCAGAACAACAGTAATTGGCCATGCTTTACGTAATATTTATGATTTTCTGGGTTTTAATACAATAGCAATTAATCACCTTGGGGATTATGGAACACAATTCGGAAAACAAATTCTAGCTTTTAAAAAATGGGGCGATCGTTCCCAGGTTGAAAAAGATCCCATTCCAGAATTACTAAAGCTGTATATTAAATTCCATGAAGTGGCTGAAGAAAAACCCGAATTGGAAGATGAAGCTAGAGCCTGGTTTAAAAAACTTGAAGACGGTGATCAGGAAGCAAAAGAATTATGGAAATGGTTTAAAGATGTTAGCATGAAAGAATTTAATCGAGTTTATAATCTTTTAAATATTGACTTTGACTCTTATGCAGGCGAAAGTTTTTATGTCGATAAAATGGGTAAAGTAGTTGAAATGTTAGAAGAAAAAGATTTGCTGAAAGAATCAGAAGGGGCAAAAATAGTTGATTTAGAAGAATATAATATGTCTCCTGCATTAATTAAAAAAAGTGATGGTTCTACTTTGTATTTTACTCGTGATATTGCAGCAGCTATTTATCGTAAAAACGAATATGACTTTCATAAAAATATTTATGTAGTAGCTTCTCAGCAAAATTTACATTTTCAACAAATGTTCAAAGTACTGGAGTTAATGGATTATGATTGGGCTAAAGACTGCATCCATATACCATTTGGAATGGTTAGTCTTGAAGAAGGTACAATGTCAACAAGAAAAGGTAGAGTAGTCTATTTAGAAGATGTCTTAAATAAAGCCATTGATAAAACTAAAGAAGTAATTGCGGTAAAAAATCCTGACCTGGAGAATAAAGATAAGGTCTCTGAAGAAGTAGGTGTAGGCGCAGTAATTTACCAGGAATTATCTCACAGTCGTATTAAAGACTATCAGTTCTCCTGGGATACAGCCCTTTCCTTTGAAGGTGAAACTGGTCCATATGTGCAATATACACACGCTAGAGCAAATTCTGTACTGGAAAAAGCAGGATTTAATGAGGACATAGATATAAATAAACTTGAAGAAATTGATTATCAAGTTCTAACTGAAGATGAACCATTTTCAGTATTAAAATTAATCTATAATTTCCCTGATATAATTATAAAAGCTATGGAAAAAAATGAACCTTTCTTAATTACCAGACATATTACAGATCTGGCTCAGGCATTTAATAAATTTTATCATGAACATCCAATCTTAGTTGATGATGAAGGTATTAAAGAAGCACGTTTATTATTAGTTTTCATTGCTAAAAATGTAATTAAAATTGGACTAAATCTTTTAGGAATTAGCGCACCAAATAAAATGTAA
- a CDS encoding alpha/beta fold hydrolase, translating into MSRIKDININSDSKVINSSREILHKGKKNKAVLLLHGYTGSPREMAFLAKRVHQESNYTVYVPRLPGHGTNKRDFQQSTAKDWLRKSYDAYLNLKSYYNEVHIGGLSMGGLLAILTANRFKVEKLFLIAPALYACNKSLALTHLFKYFIPYLKNKSNKNEYQTEEELDLYENYWKHHCTKQAAELHKLMILARKKLTSITSDALIICSPIDKQVPIKAAYKVEEKISSTNKKLILMENSPHVINNGPEKEECAQHVIDFLNEV; encoded by the coding sequence GTGTCAAGAATTAAAGATATAAATATTAATTCAGATAGTAAAGTAATTAATAGTAGCCGGGAGATATTACATAAAGGCAAAAAAAATAAAGCTGTCTTACTCCTTCATGGCTATACAGGTTCTCCACGAGAAATGGCTTTTCTAGCAAAGAGAGTTCATCAAGAAAGTAATTATACTGTCTATGTACCACGGCTCCCTGGCCATGGAACTAATAAGAGAGATTTTCAGCAGAGTACTGCAAAAGATTGGCTTAGAAAAAGCTATGACGCTTATTTAAACCTAAAATCTTATTATAATGAAGTCCATATTGGTGGATTATCGATGGGTGGTTTACTGGCAATACTCACAGCCAATCGTTTTAAAGTAGAAAAACTTTTTTTGATCGCACCAGCTCTCTATGCTTGTAATAAATCACTAGCATTAACACATCTTTTTAAATATTTTATACCATATCTTAAAAATAAAAGTAATAAAAATGAGTACCAAACAGAAGAGGAATTGGACTTATATGAAAACTATTGGAAACATCATTGTACAAAACAAGCAGCCGAACTACATAAATTAATGATACTGGCCCGTAAAAAATTGACCAGTATCACTTCAGATGCATTAATTATATGTTCACCCATTGATAAACAAGTACCAATTAAAGCTGCGTATAAAGTAGAAGAAAAGATTTCTTCTACTAATAAAAAACTAATCCTCATGGAAAATTCACCACATGTCATTAATAATGGCCCGGAAAAGGAAGAGTGTGCTCAGCATGTAATAGACTTTTTAAATGAAGTATAG